The Ornithorhynchus anatinus isolate Pmale09 chromosome X2, mOrnAna1.pri.v4, whole genome shotgun sequence genome window below encodes:
- the TRIM35 gene encoding E3 ubiquitin-protein ligase TRIM35 has protein sequence MDAEPGSPATSCPSPAASAALKEELLCAICYDPFRDAVTLRCGHNFCRGCVSRCWALRGPPACPVCKERASPAGLRPNHTLNNLVDKLLSQEAEGARRAGGGTGTGTGSGTGTRRHSGLCRLHRAPLSVFCLDDKELLCCACQGDPKHRGHRLQPVEGTARDYRAKCRNMEHCLREKVKAFRTVRRSYESIVKHNQVEAAWLEDRIRQEFEKLREFLRLEEQAALAAVAEEKAQKLHQAEEKIKQLEEEAETVALEIRRLQAEMEEDDVSFLMKHKSRKRRLTCTAEPEPVQSGLLIDLSQALDSLQFRVWKKMLNIVEAVPFSFDPNTAGGWLSVSDSLTAVTNQGYRVPVENPERFSSAPCLLGSRVLAHGAHTWEVEVGTLPSWRVGVTRALPGARPLQSTAHDARAGFWFVARARGLEGDQLVASEPAAASPLCLQLPRRLRVELECEDGELSFYDAERRRHLYTFHASFGPVRPYFYLGGTCALTAPEPLRLCPLRIQVREELEA, from the exons ATGGACGCGGAGCCCGGCTCCCCCGCCACGTCCTGCCCCTCGCCGGCCGCCTCGGCCGCCTTGAAGGAGGAGCTGCTCTGTGCCATCTGCTACGACCCGTTCCGGGACGCCGTGACCCTGCGCTGCGGTCACAACTTCTGCCGCGGTTGCGTGAGCCGCTGCTGGGCGCTGCGGGGGCCTCCCGCCTGCCCCGTGTGCAAGGAGCGCGCCTCCCCCGCCGGCCTGCGCCCCAACCACACGCTCAACAACCTGGTGGACAAGTTGCTGAGCCAGGAGGCGGAGGGggcgcggcgggccgggggcgggaccgggaccgggaccgggagcggcaccgggacCCGCCGCCACTCCGGCCTCTGCCGCCTGCACCGAGCGCCGCTCAGCGTCTTCTGCCTGGACGACAAGGAGCTGCTGTGCTGCGCCTGCCAGGGGGATCCGAAGCACCGGGGACACCGCCTGCAGCCCGTGGAGGGCACGGCCAGAGACTACCGG GCCAAGTGCCGGAACATGGAGCACTGCCTGAGGGAGAAGGTCAAAGCGTTCCGGACCGTCCGGCGCTCCTACGAGTCCATCGTCAAGCACAACCAG gTGGAGGCGGCCTGGCTGGAGGACCGGATCCGGCAGGAGTTTGAGAAGCTGCGGGAATTCCTGCGGCTGGAGGAGCAGGCGGCGCTGGCTGCTGTGGCGGAAGAGAAGGCCCAGAAACTGCACCAGGCGGAGGAGAAGATCaaacagctggaggaggaggccgagacCGTGGCCCTGGAGATCAGGCGGCTACaggcagagatggaggaagatGACGTCTCGTTCCTCATG AAACACAAGAGCCGCAAGCGCAG GCTCACCTGCACTGCGGAGCCCGAACCAGTCCAGTCGGGCTTGCTCATTGACCTCAGTCAAGCCCTGGACTCACTGCAATTCCGTGTCTGGAAGAAGATGCTGAACATCGTGGAAGCAG TCCCCTTCAGCTTCGACCCCAACACGGCCGGCGGCTGGCTCTCCGTGTCCGACAGCCTCACCGCCGTCACCAACCAGGGCTATCGCGTACCCGTCGAGAACCCGGAACGCTTCTCCTCCGCCCCCTGCCTGCTAGGCTCCCGTGTCCTTGCGCATGGTGCCCACACCTGGGAAGTGGAGGTGGGCACCCTGCCCAGTTGGCGGGTGGGTGTGACACGGGCCCTTCCAGGAGCCAGACCCCTGCAGAGCACCGCCCACGACGCCCGCGCCGGCTTCTGGTTTGTGGCGCGGGCCCGAGGCCTGGAGGGAGACCAGCTGGTGGCATCGGAGCCAGCGGCCGCCTCGCCGCTGTGCCTGCAGCTCCCTCGCCGCCTGCGCGTGGAGCTGGAGTGCGAGGACGGGGAGCTGTCCTTCTACGACGCCGAGCGTCGCCGCCACCTTTATACCTTCCATGCCAGCTTCGGGCCCGTCCGGCCCTACTTCTACCTAGGCGGCACCTGTGCCCTCACCGCCCCTGAGCCACTGCGCCTCTGCCCTCTGCGCATCCAGGTcagggaggagctggaggccTGA